Within the Hermetia illucens chromosome 6, iHerIll2.2.curated.20191125, whole genome shotgun sequence genome, the region GCCGGCGGTTGAGGCCTTACAGGATTCACTAAATAGACtgaaaaatcaaacaaacaagTACATACTTCCATACTTTTCTAAATCCCTTCCACCGAACTCACCTTGGATGTTAGGTCGAACATTATGATTTCCGCGTGGCAAGTTTACGTTAATTGCGCTATAATCATTGACTACAATATGGAATAAATTTGTGTCATCATTATCCTGCGCGTCTTCACTATTATTGTTCATCGCACGAAGAGTAGGTCGTTGTCTAGAACTAGATCGCTTTGAGGAACTACTTGTGTTGGGATCACGAAGATCTTCTGGACACTCCAGAAGCAACGTTTTCAGTGTTAGCGTTACGTTGAAACACTGAATGTCCGAATCGGATATGGGCGTATCTCGAACGTCTAATTCCTGTTCCAAACAAAATTAAACTCAAACCCAAATACTTATTAGAGGAAAGATGATTACCTCAAGCTTTTTGAATCCAAAACGCGTTGAAATACTTCCATAGGGAACGCACTCTTTCAGTGATTCACATCCGCGCAGacttaattttttcaaattctttagttttgaaaataaaactaaatcgTGAGTATCGAACCAATTGCAGTTATCCATTACTAGTTCCTGCGGTAGAAAGTCGATAACAATAATTTTTCCTCTCATTGAATGGCGGGACTTTGGGTACAAACCTCTAAATCGGCAAAATGTGCATCCATTCCCGtgaaaaaattatttacttGAATTTTACTAGGAAACTGCACGTAGCAATCGTTAAAAACTAGTTTCTTAAGAGTTTCCGGAAAATCCGTTATGACAATCTGTGTGCCAAAGTCGAGAAAAAAGTAGAGCATTAGGCATGAAGCTGAGCCCCTTCGACAGGAAACATTAATATCACAACACTTACATCTTCCAAATTCATGAAACCATTGTGAACTTCAAACGCTTCAATTGACGGACATAGTTCGGCGATTTTTCGGAGCAACGTTTCATTCACGGTGACATCATTCCAAGAATTGTCAGGATATGTTTCGACTAGCCCCCGAATGCTGATTCGTTTTGTCAAATCGTTCATGTGTTCAAGTCTTATGCTAATCTCGCGATATGGAAGACTTTCGCTTGATAGATCTATGTCTTGCCAGAGACGACGATCTGACATAAGATTGTAGAAACGACAACATGTTCTGCAACGAAGGAAAAGGAAGCAAGGAATGAAAAGGTGACCTTGACACTACAAATCATTCCAGACTCCTGAAAGAAAAATGGCATGTGGGAGGGAGAAATCAGGACATATGGGATTGCatcggtcgtggaaaaattacgagggaAGGATCTCCAATGGTATAGCCATATGATTCACGCTGATGGAAACCCACtggccaagattagtctgaacatcggaaacgatgggaaacgatcaaaaggccgccCGGGAAAAAATGAGATTGACACGGTAgatagtgatttgagagccACTTGACTCCATCGAGTTGATCATCACAAACCAACCACCAAAAGCACTGTTAAACATATCTCCACAGTATTCAGGAGGTTGGTAAACTTTCCCCAGCAACACTGACACTTTACATGCGCGAGCCAAGTTATATATGCATGTTTTGATGCATTTTTCAATTTGTGATAACAAGTTGACCCAGCTCCTTCGTTCGCGAGAACCCTACCTGGCAACATTTTCACTTTGGACAACACCCACACCAAGGTCATCAAATATTCTCTTCCCGACAGCCTCTACGATTGAACCTATGTTGCAGGATATGGCTGTCATGAATGTCTCCATGGCCCTGCTCATCTCATTTAATCGCAAACATGAAGAAAAGTAGGATAAAAGTAACAGGGCCGAGCCCACAACAGATCGGTAACTCCTTTCTCCAATGACAACGCAGGCAACTGCAGGTCTCCATACTTTTTTGGAGCTAATAATGTCAGCATCGATTAGAGTAGCAAAGATGGAGCTATTTAATTTCCGCAGAAAACGCCTACAGATATTCAACAATAATTAAAAGATTAGGTTTCCCATTAGCTCTGGCTTCAGATCGTTGCTTCTCAAGGCTATTATAAAGAACTAGTAGTAGAACTAGTAACTCTTCAACGATTTCCCAGTAGAATATTCACTGGGTAAAACTCGACCTACACTAACATCTAACCTTCAAATGGACTTCCACCGTAGCCGATGTTAAGGCTTTTATATTCGCAGAATTCCGCTCCCACTACAACTTGCTAACCGATCTTTGAGATTAACAATTGACCAGCAATCCTGCAGCTTCCATAGGCTTTACAGCTCCAATTTCCAACGATTCCGTCGTTAGCTAGACTAACTTGCCTTCAGAGGACCTGGATGTCAAATGTTATTATACTGGTGCCCTGTGAATTGTGGCCTTAgcatacactcaaagtcttccctacttgccgtaagaggcgactaaaacggatagaaatttgtgagctagcaacctgcaaaattTTGAAACGCCGCAGACCCTTAcctatcgaaaacgaactatgattggtttctggaatgaaattgagcgggaattccaacgatataagctggaaatTTTGGACCTAAGCAAAGTAaaagtgggactctggagagtactcttccGCCTCTTGCGGTAATATGCTttcgtactctggaaagccaattgGTAGCAGAAACCAATCTGGAGCTGTTTTGTTTCTGGCAACTATCGCAAGGCGTGCTCCCTTGACCTGGTAGCCAATTTCTGACTGcaaagattccggtccaggttaaggagcatcggaCATGCGATGGGGAAGCACAATATTGTTGACCGTAACAATAATGGTGGAAGGCTTGCGATTTCTGCAGTGCAGtgccttgtcattggtggcacattgttcaagcacaaAACCTGCCATAAGGCTAGTTGTATCTGATCAACACCGTACgagtaatcagatcgaccactttgcgaacAGCAGTAGATTAGGAGTCATATGCTGAATATACGTAACAAGATAGGCACCGACTTCGGCCTCGCAAGGGATCACCATGTGATGGTCCGCCGCTTCTCGCACGATTGGGGAGCTGAGACTTGTATCATCTAGCTGCCACTCGACAAGGGGAGCTATTTTGCTGGTCAggcggcagatacactgagtaacccgcctgagaatatcaatcaACATTGGACTGCCttcaaaaatgatcttttctcGGGTACTTTGGAGGTCGCGCCACTTCGGGACGTGATGGAATCGtagaagcggattgatgaacgggagggattgaaggctctattgaccgttgCGGGTGATGACGggcatgacgcgctcgaactccgatatcgagTGCAATCCCgtaaagttcagcgtagtgtttGCGCcacgacaaaagggaatttgctaatGCGATGGTCCGATTATCAGCTACAGAACGCAATTACTTCAGGAGAGtacaccgcatcacgaaagaacttgcatgtagtcgcaaatctttcgatggtcttgtgaaggacCTCAAcgatccacgatgatgaacaactgaagagatggaaagaacatttcactaGGGCATTATCATGAGCAATATAATATTCTTTCTATTGATCATGGTCGACCCCTTTTCATGGAGTGTTGGGCTGAAACCATCCAACTGCTGACAGTACCTCTGTCAACTTAGCTTTTCGCTTTGTAGTGTAGTCAGCGTAGTTCCAAACAATGCTCGTATCATGTTGTCCTCAGTGAAAACGCACATTTGCAAACGTTTAAGAAAATATTGTGACGAAGAtaactttggaaaaatatgtgcaACGCAAATTTAGATCGTAGTAATAGTAATAAGCCAGGGCAcgaaaattgtataacagtagggaGAGCATTGGATTACAATGCTTGGTAACAGATGATTCGAATGTCAGTAAAGAGATCCTGTCAAAATAGCAAAATGGTTTTCTGGCAAAGTATTTCTATTCCAGAAAGGGTATAAAGGCGCCTAAGATGTACCCTCGGAGTTAGTAAGGTTTCTGAAGTAGAGCAAAATGCATGTTATCTTCTCCGCATGCTCCGCAGGACTCTTAATTCGTTCGGATTCGCACT harbors:
- the LOC119658893 gene encoding uncharacterized protein LOC119658893, with protein sequence MEESTFDPGPSFLSRKRRCTETQDQDDDDEQPAVKVLIEDAKSCMMQTCCDEILLEIFKNLDSNSLQAVGRTCCRFYNLMSDRRLWQDIDLSSESLPYREISIRLEHMNDLTKRISIRGLVETYPDNSWNDVTVNETLLRKIAELCPSIEAFEVHNGFMNLEDIVITDFPETLKKLVFNDCYVQFPSKIQVNNFFTGMDAHFADLEELVMDNCNWFDTHDLVLFSKLKNLKKLSLRGCESLKECVPYGSISTRFGFKKLEELDVRDTPISDSDIQCFNVTLTLKTLLLECPEDLRDPNTSSSSKRSSSRQRPTLRAMNNNSEDAQDNDDTNLFHIVVNDYSAINVNLPRGNHNVRPNIQVYLVNPVRPQPPAAAAAAQQNGDDAQPAPQQIPAQHPPPGVQQLALPPEPQAIQPDQPRSVHHLANLVNPNRLISRTLWFERRYPPPFSPPRIYPISDRGVCSFGSPRIPVQPGVIRIQAEARPPDTHLRKLVVRYYKQVTDTSLCHLALCAPNLVYLDLTGTSVTREGLLTFKQQKPNCFIVSDHFTG